A genome region from Thalassotalea euphylliae includes the following:
- a CDS encoding sugar transferase, translated as MIKRLFDCTIAVSVLLLLSPLIILVAILVRINLGSPILFKQPRPGLHGKTFHMAKFRSMTSETDAEGVLLPDAERLTRFGKFLRASSMDELPGLWNVLIGNMSLVGPRPLLVEYLPLYSQEQARRHDVKPGITGWAQVNGRNTLSWQEKFALDVWYVNNQSFGLDIKILLLTVYKVVKRSDISAQGQATMTKFTGNS; from the coding sequence ATGATAAAAAGACTATTTGATTGCACTATCGCAGTCTCTGTTTTGCTGCTTTTATCACCTTTGATAATCCTCGTCGCAATACTAGTTCGCATCAATTTAGGCAGCCCGATTCTTTTCAAACAACCAAGACCTGGCTTGCACGGTAAAACCTTTCATATGGCCAAGTTTCGTTCAATGACCAGTGAAACCGATGCTGAAGGAGTCCTTCTGCCAGATGCTGAGCGGTTAACTCGATTTGGTAAGTTTCTGCGTGCGTCAAGCATGGATGAACTGCCAGGTCTTTGGAATGTATTAATCGGCAATATGAGTTTAGTGGGGCCAAGACCTTTATTGGTTGAATACTTGCCACTCTATTCACAAGAACAAGCCCGCCGTCACGACGTTAAACCTGGAATTACAGGGTGGGCGCAAGTTAATGGCCGCAATACGCTAAGCTGGCAAGAAAAATTCGCACTAGATGTTTGGTATGTGAATAACCAATCATTTGGGCTTGATATAAAAATTCTACTTTTAACCGTTTACAAAGTCGTTAAACGCAGTGATATCTCGGCGCAAGGCCAAGCCACAATGACCAAATTTACCGGAAATAGCTGA
- a CDS encoding glycosyltransferase, translated as MIRVLHLFANLNLGGAESRMMDIYRTQEGTGVVNEFVIMTDEVCYFSDEILTSGGTIHHIPNPRHGLLPNLLGLYRLLKCAPQYDVLHAHTSYYSGIAVFIAWLAGLKVRVVHARNKSINEISFKTKAMFALGRTLANICATHKFAISNDAGRFLFGHKSQYDCLPNAFNFEQFQHRTNFSDLDKRRLGLPTNTLNLVCIARFSPVKNHQFLVELLQFITERNLKIAGKAVCLHLIGDGELRNEMERKVSAHELQGKVRFWGKRNDIADILGMFDVALMTSFNEGLGVFALEAQAAGLPCVLSTGLPEEADIGLGMCQFIDLELSLSDWQVAIEKAANIPVLPKHRIDNQLKQRGYTLEQTRSTLIRAYNAHG; from the coding sequence ATGATTAGAGTACTGCATTTATTCGCCAACCTTAACTTAGGTGGCGCAGAAAGTCGTATGATGGATATTTATCGTACTCAAGAAGGCACAGGAGTTGTTAACGAGTTTGTGATTATGACGGATGAAGTCTGTTATTTTAGCGACGAAATTTTAACCTCTGGAGGCACAATTCATCACATTCCTAACCCTAGGCATGGCCTGCTGCCTAATTTGTTAGGATTATATCGTTTACTAAAATGTGCACCCCAATATGATGTATTGCATGCCCACACTTCATACTACTCTGGTATAGCGGTTTTCATTGCGTGGTTAGCCGGTCTAAAAGTACGCGTTGTTCATGCGCGCAATAAAAGTATTAACGAAATTAGCTTCAAAACTAAAGCCATGTTTGCTCTTGGACGCACATTAGCAAATATTTGTGCGACCCATAAGTTTGCGATTTCAAACGATGCAGGGCGCTTCTTATTCGGTCATAAAAGCCAGTATGATTGTCTTCCTAATGCATTTAACTTTGAGCAATTTCAACATCGAACAAACTTTAGCGACTTGGATAAGCGTCGCCTTGGCCTGCCCACTAATACGTTGAACCTAGTTTGTATCGCTCGATTTTCCCCAGTTAAAAACCATCAGTTTTTAGTTGAATTGCTGCAATTTATAACTGAGCGAAACCTTAAGATAGCTGGTAAAGCGGTATGTTTGCATTTGATCGGGGACGGAGAACTGCGTAATGAAATGGAACGCAAAGTATCTGCCCATGAACTTCAAGGTAAAGTAAGGTTCTGGGGGAAGCGCAACGACATTGCAGATATTTTGGGCATGTTTGATGTTGCTCTGATGACCAGTTTTAACGAAGGGCTCGGTGTATTTGCTTTGGAAGCTCAGGCGGCAGGTCTGCCCTGTGTATTGTCGACAGGCTTACCAGAAGAAGCTGATATTGGTTTAGGAATGTGCCAATTTATTGATTTAGAGCTGTCGTTAAGTGATTGGCAAGTTGCCATCGAAAAGGCGGCAAATATCCCCGTTTTACCCAAACACCGAATTGATAACCAGCTTAAGCAGCGAGGTTATACATTAGAACAAACACGTTCTACTTTGATTCGCGCATATAACGCTCATGGCTAA
- a CDS encoding O-antigen ligase family protein, translating to MLAVVAIGVAVAGLLPFSRSIQLIIFLIPCLAPFSTNPYLPVSLATLIYLAVLGRYLLTEGGRSQYYLPGIIAALVLIGFELLHIIYNPVVFSSKTIRWLLLFLLVIMLIFDKRKYASFAQLRFAFLLGFVFSTLFGLLNQVFHPEVVYNTNVIQRFSGAAGDPNNFGLFCLLLVFFYLPSHPRERISISQLALCTALLGVGAITVSRSFFLVTSFTLLLYFVLYFRTAIGEMVYRSVVFFAVLVAVSFVLYWHGAATELAIFERFSSDNAADLTGARSTIFVEYLTLFTQLDLSFLLFGAGINGYLGYYNHFFLNNNVFTEVVGPHNTYIELLVSFGLLGSFVFLYFFYLCFKAEKIRTSTQQIYAISLLPLIVFSLYCLSLQNLGKYTSYLLLLMIILNTCRAKHE from the coding sequence ATGTTAGCCGTAGTTGCTATTGGGGTTGCTGTTGCAGGCTTGTTGCCTTTCTCTCGCAGTATACAATTGATAATTTTCTTGATCCCATGTTTGGCACCGTTTTCGACAAATCCTTATTTGCCTGTATCTCTAGCCACTTTGATTTATTTAGCTGTGTTAGGGCGTTACTTGCTAACTGAAGGCGGAAGGAGCCAATACTACCTTCCTGGTATTATCGCTGCACTTGTACTGATTGGCTTTGAATTGCTGCATATCATCTACAATCCAGTGGTGTTCTCAAGCAAAACTATTCGTTGGCTATTACTATTTTTGTTGGTGATCATGCTGATCTTTGACAAGAGAAAATACGCCAGTTTTGCGCAATTGCGGTTTGCATTTCTACTTGGCTTTGTATTTTCGACGTTATTTGGCCTGCTTAATCAGGTATTTCATCCCGAAGTGGTATATAACACTAACGTTATACAACGCTTTTCTGGTGCTGCCGGCGACCCAAACAATTTCGGGTTATTTTGCTTGTTATTGGTATTTTTTTATTTACCCAGTCACCCTAGAGAGCGGATTTCAATCTCCCAATTGGCACTTTGTACGGCATTATTAGGAGTTGGGGCAATAACTGTTTCTAGAAGTTTTTTCTTGGTCACGAGTTTTACCTTGTTGCTTTACTTTGTTTTGTATTTTCGCACCGCTATCGGGGAAATGGTCTATCGAAGTGTTGTATTTTTTGCAGTGTTAGTAGCAGTAAGCTTTGTGCTCTATTGGCATGGTGCTGCTACTGAGCTGGCAATTTTTGAGCGTTTCTCTAGCGATAATGCCGCCGATCTGACTGGAGCTCGCAGTACTATTTTTGTGGAATACTTAACCCTATTTACGCAGTTAGATTTAAGTTTTCTGCTCTTTGGTGCAGGAATCAATGGTTACCTTGGTTACTATAATCATTTCTTCTTGAACAATAACGTATTTACAGAGGTTGTTGGCCCCCACAATACCTATATCGAGCTGCTTGTCAGTTTTGGCCTGCTTGGCAGTTTTGTCTTTCTTTATTTTTTTTATTTATGCTTTAAAGCTGAAAAAATTCGAACATCGACTCAGCAAATTTATGCGATCAGTTTGTTACCGCTTATTGTTTTCAGTCTATATTGCTTGAGCTTACAGAACTTGGGTAAATATACCAGCTACTTGTTGTTACTAATGATCATCTTAAATACCTGCCGAGCCAAACATGAATGA
- a CDS encoding glycosyltransferase produces MAKHHILQVIPSLALGGISSVVMNWYRALDRNLVQFDFISFNDGPLAQEIIALGGRVFILPTFKQQPLRYMAAFRKILNNDTCYQAIHVHNSFKNVVMLWQAKLANVPVRVCHSHTAGLEAKWLRPLFGVIKQLTRAASNQYVACGQEAGSFLFGQRRFEQLNNAIDVKKYNLPNLSDDSRKALYEKYQLPKHKHLVLHVGRFSKVKNHQFLLALAQDKNLDNDIHFVCVGDGPLKTEVAKQIESDNLHQRFSLLASNNEIAKLMAIANAFIMPSVFEGVSVALLEAQASNLPCLVSNTVAKEVDMGMGSLKFLSLSEPNRWTEQLNLMTPKALGSEAQACFSRHGYSIDDVVDKLIGIYQIQ; encoded by the coding sequence ATGGCTAAGCATCATATATTACAGGTTATCCCCAGCTTAGCGTTAGGCGGCATTTCCTCTGTGGTCATGAACTGGTATCGAGCGCTAGATAGAAACCTTGTGCAGTTTGACTTTATTAGCTTTAATGACGGCCCGTTAGCGCAGGAAATTATTGCTTTAGGCGGCCGTGTTTTTATTCTTCCCACTTTTAAGCAGCAACCGCTCAGGTATATGGCTGCATTTCGAAAAATACTAAATAATGACACATGCTACCAAGCCATTCACGTGCACAACAGCTTTAAGAATGTGGTTATGTTATGGCAAGCAAAGCTCGCCAATGTGCCAGTAAGAGTTTGCCATTCTCATACTGCAGGTTTGGAGGCAAAATGGCTACGACCCTTATTTGGAGTGATTAAGCAATTAACGAGAGCGGCTAGCAATCAATATGTTGCTTGTGGCCAAGAAGCTGGAAGCTTCTTATTTGGTCAACGCCGTTTTGAACAATTAAACAATGCTATCGACGTAAAAAAATATAACCTGCCCAATTTGTCAGACGATAGCCGAAAAGCACTTTACGAGAAATATCAGCTACCTAAGCACAAACATTTGGTTTTACATGTCGGCCGATTTTCTAAGGTAAAAAACCATCAGTTTTTGCTAGCCTTGGCGCAAGATAAAAATTTAGACAACGATATTCATTTTGTTTGCGTAGGTGATGGTCCGTTAAAAACAGAAGTCGCGAAGCAAATTGAATCTGATAACCTTCATCAGCGTTTTTCCCTGCTGGCGTCAAATAATGAGATTGCTAAGCTTATGGCCATCGCTAACGCTTTTATTATGCCGTCAGTTTTTGAGGGTGTTTCAGTTGCTCTGCTAGAAGCGCAGGCAAGTAATCTTCCATGTTTAGTGTCAAACACTGTCGCAAAAGAAGTAGACATGGGAATGGGCAGCTTGAAATTTCTGTCATTGTCAGAGCCTAATCGCTGGACTGAACAATTAAACCTTATGACACCCAAAGCATTAGGTAGCGAGGCGCAGGCGTGTTTTTCACGTCATGGTTACTCCATTGATGACGTCGTCGATAAGCTTATCGGTATTTATCAAATCCAATGA
- a CDS encoding oligosaccharide flippase family protein, translating to MNDAKQRSLGVALGYLSISLRNILGLLLIPFMIHHLGVSEYGIYSLVSSLALYLVILELGLSNTTVRFIAKYRAENDLQAQHQFLGNVLFIYTLIAMLVFAVGSYIWWHLPSMFAESLTLEEISLLKQSYALLLLSVIVTLMSNSFTGIITAHEKFVFEQSSQISFFLLRCSLVVGALLLGYGVIEIALIDLVINVCQAVMRIYFVFWKLKFRVSYQGFNFTALKEVAVFSGFVALAVIVNQINWRVDNLIVGYMQGSEAVAIFSVGIQLILCFIAFASTISNVFAPKIISMVTAKATMTQLTNELIKVGRMQLIVLAFVLGIFILFGQQFIQLFVGSEFQLAYWVALLPMIPFTLVLTLSASNALLHGMNKHKIKSLILLATACLNVMLSVFLVNIYGLVGAAIGTAATLLIGEVLLISRYLASLGIEIKRFYYETAVLMLPVLSIAIVCSALIMPEFSGWFGLICQCLLFLMGYLVLIYWLFINKQEKQWIKGILNNVFVKAEVGGVK from the coding sequence ATGAATGATGCTAAACAGCGCAGCCTAGGTGTAGCGTTAGGCTACTTATCTATCTCGCTAAGAAACATTCTCGGTTTATTGCTGATCCCTTTTATGATTCATCATTTGGGGGTCAGTGAATACGGGATCTACAGCCTAGTTTCTTCATTAGCGCTTTATCTCGTCATACTTGAGCTTGGCTTATCAAATACAACTGTTCGATTCATTGCAAAGTATCGTGCTGAAAATGACCTACAAGCTCAACATCAGTTTTTGGGTAATGTGTTGTTTATCTATACGCTAATTGCAATGCTTGTCTTTGCGGTGGGCAGCTATATTTGGTGGCATTTGCCTAGCATGTTTGCTGAGAGCTTGACCTTAGAGGAAATAAGCCTACTTAAACAAAGCTATGCGCTATTGCTACTTAGTGTGATTGTGACTCTAATGAGTAACAGCTTCACGGGCATTATTACTGCGCATGAAAAGTTTGTCTTTGAACAGAGCTCTCAAATTTCATTCTTTTTGCTCCGCTGCTCGCTGGTTGTTGGTGCATTATTGCTTGGTTACGGCGTGATCGAAATTGCGTTAATAGACCTTGTTATTAATGTTTGCCAAGCGGTGATGCGTATCTACTTCGTTTTCTGGAAACTTAAGTTCAGAGTTTCATATCAGGGCTTTAATTTTACAGCTTTGAAAGAGGTAGCTGTTTTTAGTGGATTTGTTGCACTTGCTGTGATTGTTAATCAAATAAACTGGCGTGTTGATAACCTTATTGTTGGCTACATGCAAGGCAGCGAAGCGGTAGCTATTTTTAGCGTTGGTATTCAGCTTATTCTATGTTTTATTGCCTTTGCTAGCACGATTTCAAACGTTTTTGCACCGAAAATAATCAGCATGGTGACAGCGAAAGCAACGATGACACAATTAACCAATGAGCTTATTAAAGTCGGTCGAATGCAGTTGATCGTACTGGCGTTTGTACTCGGTATTTTTATTCTGTTTGGTCAGCAATTTATCCAATTATTTGTTGGTTCAGAGTTTCAATTAGCTTACTGGGTGGCATTACTTCCCATGATACCTTTCACCCTTGTGTTAACACTCAGTGCTAGTAATGCATTACTGCACGGAATGAATAAACACAAAATAAAAAGCCTTATTTTGCTGGCTACTGCATGCCTAAATGTCATGCTCTCGGTGTTCTTAGTCAATATTTATGGGCTGGTTGGCGCCGCTATTGGTACTGCAGCGACCTTACTTATCGGTGAAGTTTTATTAATTAGCCGATACCTAGCCAGCTTAGGTATAGAAATCAAACGCTTTTACTATGAAACCGCTGTTCTTATGTTGCCAGTACTAAGTATTGCCATTGTATGCTCTGCTTTAATCATGCCTGAGTTTAGTGGCTGGTTTGGCTTAATCTGCCAGTGCCTTCTTTTTCTCATGGGTTATTTGGTCCTGATTTATTGGTTATTCATCAATAAACAGGAAAAACAATGGATTAAAGGTATTTTGAACAATGTGTTTGTTAAGGCAGAAGTGGGAGGTGTTAAGTAA
- a CDS encoding acetyltransferase — translation MTKLMIIGAGGHGKVVADCAEAMNQYDEIVFADAIYPSETINSHWPTVTSDKDWSKYLEHYEFIVAIGNSDTRLAITQNITNTGGRLATLIHPRAVVSPYSTIGKGSVVFANAVIGIDSLIGAACIINHNATVDHDCQLGDACHIAPGANISGEATLGNKVWAGVGCSVIQCCQLVDNVYLGAGTVVIKDIEQAGTYVGNPARKL, via the coding sequence ATGACTAAGCTAATGATTATTGGCGCTGGTGGTCATGGCAAAGTAGTTGCTGATTGTGCTGAGGCAATGAACCAATATGATGAGATTGTTTTCGCTGACGCAATTTACCCTAGCGAGACAATAAATAGCCATTGGCCAACCGTTACAAGTGACAAAGATTGGTCAAAATATCTAGAGCATTACGAATTTATTGTTGCCATCGGGAACAGCGACACTCGGCTTGCAATAACACAAAACATTACGAACACCGGTGGACGATTAGCAACACTTATTCATCCTAGAGCTGTAGTCAGTCCTTACTCAACGATTGGTAAAGGGTCAGTAGTGTTTGCCAATGCTGTTATTGGCATTGACAGCCTAATCGGGGCGGCCTGCATTATTAACCACAATGCAACCGTAGACCACGACTGTCAGCTCGGCGATGCCTGTCATATCGCTCCTGGTGCAAATATTTCAGGCGAAGCCACGTTAGGTAACAAAGTTTGGGCAGGTGTAGGTTGCAGCGTTATTCAGTGCTGCCAACTAGTAGATAACGTTTATCTAGGTGCGGGCACGGTCGTTATTAAAGATATTGAGCAAGCTGGTACCTATGTCGGTAATCCAGCACGAAAGTTATAA
- a CDS encoding glycosyltransferase family 4 protein: MRIMILGAFPDSIIKFRGVLIEQLVLQGHDVVVSTAYASSDIIEQIEAIGARFVGYKVERNGLNPLADLSTLWQLLKLFRAEQPDKILAYTIKPIIWGGIAAKLIARTQFYAMITGLGYAFEKGSFKRRLIRGLVKCLYRFSLCSASKVIFQNNENKQIFIDEKLVNIEKTSRVYGSGVSLTDYAQKPLPDKPVTFLLIARLLGDKGIREYAQAAQQVKAKYPEVNFQLVGPFDPSPDGLKSGEVAQWNEYIDYLGEQKDVRPFIEQCHIYTLPSYHEGLPRTVLEAMAIGRPILTTDVPGCRDTVINGKNGKLVPSKNVDALANAMLWFIENSGEWPVMAHKSREFVEAYFDVNRVNQQLFYLMELNVKCDNTSDNTVQSSDTIVE, from the coding sequence ATGAGAATAATGATTCTTGGCGCCTTTCCTGATTCCATTATTAAATTTCGCGGTGTCTTAATTGAGCAATTAGTGCTTCAAGGGCATGATGTTGTGGTATCAACGGCATATGCCTCTAGCGATATTATTGAACAGATAGAGGCTATCGGAGCTCGTTTTGTTGGCTATAAAGTTGAGCGTAATGGCCTAAATCCCTTGGCGGATCTTTCGACACTCTGGCAATTGTTAAAACTGTTTCGTGCTGAGCAGCCTGACAAGATCCTTGCATATACTATCAAGCCAATTATTTGGGGAGGCATTGCGGCCAAGCTAATTGCCAGAACTCAGTTCTATGCGATGATAACTGGCTTAGGTTATGCGTTTGAAAAAGGCTCGTTTAAAAGGCGACTAATACGAGGCTTGGTTAAATGTTTGTATCGTTTTAGCTTATGTTCTGCGAGCAAAGTGATTTTCCAGAATAACGAAAACAAGCAGATATTTATTGATGAAAAGTTAGTAAATATTGAAAAAACTAGCCGAGTTTATGGTTCAGGCGTATCGCTTACCGACTATGCTCAAAAACCATTACCAGATAAGCCTGTTACCTTTTTGTTGATAGCTCGTTTATTAGGCGATAAAGGCATTCGCGAATATGCGCAAGCTGCTCAACAAGTTAAAGCTAAATATCCAGAAGTCAATTTTCAGCTTGTAGGTCCTTTTGACCCCTCACCTGACGGGCTTAAATCAGGTGAAGTGGCGCAATGGAACGAATACATTGATTATTTGGGTGAACAAAAGGATGTGCGCCCATTTATCGAACAATGTCATATTTATACACTGCCTTCTTATCATGAAGGCTTGCCCAGAACTGTGCTGGAAGCAATGGCCATAGGCCGACCAATTTTGACAACTGATGTTCCTGGATGTCGTGATACTGTGATTAACGGCAAGAATGGCAAGTTAGTGCCAAGCAAAAATGTAGATGCGCTTGCCAACGCTATGCTTTGGTTTATTGAAAACAGCGGTGAATGGCCTGTGATGGCTCACAAGAGTCGAGAGTTTGTTGAAGCTTATTTCGATGTTAACCGAGTGAATCAACAGTTATTTTATTTGATGGAACTCAATGTTAAATGCGACAATACAAGCGATAATACGGTGCAGTCTTCTGACACCATAGTCGAATAG
- a CDS encoding serine O-acetyltransferase has protein sequence MHAVVRWYYLARYLYLKRIPLIPQIIYKLSRIIFACDLKYTADVGKNVGFFHNGLGVVIHRDAQIGDDCLIYQNVTIGGNGKTGDENGVPTIGKGVFIGAGAVILGPVTIGDGAKIGANSVVLSDVEPNTTVVGIPARRVVST, from the coding sequence ATGCACGCAGTTGTTCGCTGGTATTACTTGGCGCGGTATCTTTACCTCAAACGCATTCCTTTAATTCCCCAGATTATTTACAAACTTAGCCGAATTATTTTTGCCTGTGATCTTAAATATACCGCTGATGTTGGCAAAAATGTTGGCTTCTTTCACAATGGCTTAGGTGTTGTAATTCACCGTGATGCACAAATAGGGGATGACTGTTTGATCTATCAAAATGTCACGATAGGTGGCAATGGTAAAACAGGAGACGAAAACGGTGTGCCAACTATAGGTAAAGGGGTATTTATCGGCGCTGGTGCTGTAATACTTGGACCCGTGACGATTGGCGATGGCGCTAAAATTGGCGCTAATTCGGTTGTGCTTTCAGACGTGGAGCCAAACACTACGGTGGTGGGAATACCTGCGCGACGAGTAGTGAGCACATGA